CCTGCGGTCCTCGGCGCTGCCGCGCCGGTAGCTGAGCACGACCGGCAGCGTGATCTTGCCGTCCCGGAAATCGTCCCCCACGCTCTTGCCGAGCTCCGACTGCTCGCCGGAATAATCGAGCGCGTCGTCGACGAGCTGGAAGGCGACACCGAGATTGCGTCCGAAAGACCTTAGAGCCGCAGCCTCGGACTTCGGACGGTCGGCGATGACCGCGCCCACCTCGGCGGCGGCGGCGAACAACGCCGCGGTCTTCGCCTCGATGACCGCCAGATAGTCGTCTTCGGTCGTGTCGGTGTTGTTGGCGGTGATGAGCTGCATGACCTCGCCCTCGGCGATGACCGCTGCGGCGTCCGACAGGATGCGCAACGCACCCAGCGAGCCCACTTCGACCATCATCTTGAAGGCTTGGCCGAGGAGATAGTCGCCGACGAGGACGGATGCCTCGTTGCCCCACAGCAACCGTGCGGTGGTCTTGCCGCGCCGCAGGCTGCTCTCGTCGACCACGTCGTCGTGCAGCAACGTGGCTGTGTGCATGAACTCAACGGCGGTCGCGAGCCATTGGTGGCCGTCGCCTTCATAACCGCAAAGCTTTGACGCGGCTATGGTCAACATGGGGCGCAGGCGTTTGCCGCCGGAATCAATCAAGTGCCGCGCAAGCTCCGGGATCAGGTCGACATTGGAACGGGCCTTGTCCAGGATGAACTGGTTGACACGCGCCATGTCCTCCTCGACAAGCGCGAAGAGTGGCGCGAGGCTCGCGTTGGTGTCGCGCGAGTCGGAAAGCTTGACGACAATGCCCACGGGCCAGTCTCCTCTGGTGAAGGGGTTCGTTTCCTCCAGTGTGGAGGGCTTATAGCACTGTCGGCGGGCCGAAATGAAGAACCCGGCGTGGATGGCTTTTCGGGAGCAGTTGTGGCGATGAAAGAACTGATACGGTCGAACGATCCGGTGCTCATTTCATTTGTGAGCGCGCTCCTGAAAGAAGCCGGCATCGCCTTCACGGTGCTGGACACCAATATGAGCGTCATGGAGGGGTCGATCGGGGTATTGCCGCAGCGTGTGCTGGTCGACGGGGGCTCGGTCGACAGGGCGCGCGCGCTGCTGACCGAGGCGGGCGTTGGTAATGATCTCGAGCGCGACAATCGGTCCTAACGGCTCCCTGGAAGCTGGAACGACCGCCGACGCTTTTCTCGGCGGGCGGATTGAAATCCTCCAGTACAAGACGGGTCACCGGGGCGGCAGCGACGCCGTTTTCCTGGCCGCGGCCGTGCCGGCGCGGACCGGCGAAAAGGTGTTGGATGCGGGGACCGGCGCGGGGACGGCGGGGCTGTGCCTCCTGGCCCGTGTCCCGCACATCGATATCGCCGGGGTCGAGATTGACAAAAGTCAGTGCGCCCTTGCGCGGCAAAATGCCGAGCGGAACAACTGCAGCAGCAGGTTTCGCGTGATCGAGGCCGACGTCACCGCGCCGGGCAAGGTCCTCGGCACCGCCGGGCTCGTTCGCGAGGGCTATGACCAGGTCATGGCCAATCCACCCTTCTACGGGGCAGGATCGGTCCGTGCGGCGGCGGACGCGTCGCGCGCCAGTGCCCATGTCATGCCGGATGGCGAGTTGGAGCGCTGGGTGCGGTTCCTGACCACCATGGCCGGCCCGCACGCGACACTGACCCTGATTCACCGGGCGGAGTCGCTCGGTCCGCTTCTCGAGGTTCTGAAAGACCGCTTTGGCGGCCTGACGATTTTCCCGCTCTTTCCGCGGCGCGGCGTCCCGGCTGCCCGCGTCATTGTCCAGGGGCGCAAGAATAGCCGCGGCCGCACGCGTCTCTTGCCGGGGCTGGTGCTGCATGAAGATGGGGGCGCTTACACGGCGGAGGCGGAAGCGGTTTTGCGCAGCGGCGCCGCGCTAAGCCTGGATGCGCCCGGCGCCTAGAATCGCTCTGCCGACGGGTGGTGCTCCCCGAAAATAGCGAGGGCTGCCGCCATGGGGGGATCGGCGGCAGCCCCGCGAATGCCCGGGTCTAGGGAGGAGCCCCGGGCCCATGAAGGCCAGCTAGACGCAGACCCTCACGTCCTTCCAAACCCATTTGCGGTACGAATTACCGCGACGGTCCCAGACCTTGATCGGCACCTTGCGCGGGGCAAGGCGGCAGTAGGGCCGGCCGCGATAATCGAACCAGCTTCGGCCATACCGGTAATCGCGCTTCGCGCCGTAGTGTTCCCGATAGTGGCGATAGCGGCCGGCGTAGGGCCCGGGCACATGGTTTTGCTCGTAGCCGCCATGACCGTCGCGATCGTGGCCCTTGTGGCCGTATCCGCCGTCGGAACCCGCATAGGCGGCGGTCGCCCCGAACGCCACCAGGGTGGCTGCTGCAAGAAGAGTCGTTCTCAACATGGTCCTTACCTCTATTCCGGCGGCTGTCGGGCCGCTCCAAGTGCTCGGTCTCAAGTCCTCGGTCTTGAGAACAGGTCTTAGAGGTGAGGGACTGAACCGTGGCTGAGAGCCGCGTTCATCGGGTATTCAGGCCGGGAAAACAAAAAGCCGGCCTCCGGTTGGGAGGCCGGCTTTTCGCCGGAGTGCGATACGGATTGTGAGAGCTATCGGTAGTACCAACCGCCCTGGGTCCGGTTTCGCCAATAAGGGTAGTAAGCGTAAGGGTAGGCCCCGCAGCCGTAACGGGAGCGGCAGCGCCGCGGCGGGTAGTAGGCTGCACGCGGCCGGACATAGCCGTATCGATCAGGTCCGACGAAGCGCCGGCCGCAATAGCCGCTGCTGTAATAGCCGTTGCGCCAGACCTTGCGGCACAGGCCGGCTTCGGCCGGTTGGGGCGCAAGCGAGATACCGACAAACGCGACGGCTGCCGCCAAGCTCGCCAGGATCGCAAATTTTCTCAACTGAGGTGCCCTCCCAGGACCGGTGCCGTTTCCCGCGCTTCAAGCGGGACGCCCGCGCTACACCAATTGTATACCATCGAAATGGCACCGGCTCATGTCTGTTTGCGATTTGACGTTAATGGCGCCGCCCATCGGGTCCGTTGAGCGCAGTGCGAAGGCTTGGCCCCTGCCAGCAAACCCACTACAATCCGCACTTGCAATCCGCGGGGAACACTCAAATTCGACGACGGCTTTGCCAATTCGTTATGGGGGGAGCATCTCCTCATGTCTTATCGCTCCAATCTTCAACGCCTGAAGGCGATCACAGCCCTAGTGACCGTCGCGCCATTCGTGGCCGCTACGATTGTTCCCGAACAGCTCAACGCCCAAGCCTCTCCTCCCGGCGCGCGCAGTGCGGATCAGGTGCCGAGCGCGAGCCACAAGGGTGCGAGGGGGAAGAAGAATGCCGACGCGCCAAAGGAGCAGGCAGGTGACGACCTCCAGGGCGAGATCGGGAATTGGCGGTTCAGCTCTCAGGGAGGCTACCTCGCGCGCGCCTATCCGCGAGATGGAACGCTCAAGGTCAAGTCGGGCGGACCCAAGTTTTCGGCGGTGCATGGTAGGGCCAATCTCGAAATTCTTTATTGGAGCCCTCCGGGCGACGATCACGGCTACGGCGGCGACCTGACAGTGGAGCGGGCCGGGTCTACTTCCGGCGGCAGCTTCAAGGCGCATGTCTTCGTGGACGGTAGGGAGGTCGACAGTTTCGCGGTCGCCAACAAGACGACGCGCGATCTGACCAAGCTGTTCGGTAGCGACTTGGGCGGTCTCACGACCGCCCGCAATCTGCGCGTCACCGCCGATATCAGCGGCGGCACCTACGACATCTTCGAGTTCGATCTGGACGGCGCCGGCGAAGTGCTGGAGGCGATGACGATCGGTCCGGACCGAGCCTGGCGTCTGCATCCCAACCCCGCCGCGCGCCACCCCAGGCCCCGCAACAAGACGAACCCGCTCAAGGAGACGGCGGTGGACTGCGCAAATGTTCTGGCCCTCAGTCTCAATCGTCCAAAACAGGAAGACGGCACGCTGGGAAGCTGGTCCTACGACTTTCTCGGCTCGGCCGTCCACTCGGACCTTATTCCGGAAAAGATCAAGACGCGGAACGGGGGCAACCTCGATGGCGACAACAAGAAGGGCGGCATGGCCGAGCTCAGGATTTGGTACAACGCGCAGCCGGGGCCCAAGCAGGGATTCTCGGCCTGGATCAGCGTGACGCCCGTGGGCAAGTACGACAGCTTCGAGGCCGAGCTTCTTCTGGATGGCGAGAAGGCGGACACGATGACATTCGCGCCGGAGCCAGGCTCGACGTCCAAGAACAAGCCCTACTCCAAGAGCTTCGATCTCAAGAAGTTATACGGAGGGGATTTGGAGCGCGTCGCGGGCATACGGAACGTTCGGATCGCCGCCACAATGGATGGAAACAGCTTCGATGTGTTCGACGTCGACCTCGAAGGCACCGGCGAGCTTGTGCAGAAGATGAAGACTGAGGCAGACGCGTATTACGCTCCTTACGCCGCGCGCAAGGCCTGCAATTCGGGTAGCTCGACATCGTCCGACAACTATATGGGGAGCGGCCCTCCGCGGCGCCAAGAAAAATGCTTCCTCACTACGGCGTGTTGTGACGTGGTGGGGCTCGCGGACGATTGCTTCGAGCTGACCGCGTTGCGCGCCTTCCGCGACAAGGTTCTGAAACGGACGGCTGACGGGCGGCGCGAGATTCGGCGTTATTACGACCTCGCGCCGAAGGTCCTCAGGGAAATGCGCCAGCGTGGCGAGGAGCGGCGGCTGCTCGGCCTCTATTTCAGCCACATCTTGCCCTGTGCGATCGCCGCCAGGCTCGGCCTGGTCTCGTTGCCCCGGCGTCACTACCACGGCATGGTGCGGCGGCTCGTCAGTCGATACCAGCCCGAACACCGCGCTCGGATCACGTGAGGGGCCTGCCTGAATGTCCAGCAACCATCGCGGTGCCCCAGGCGCCGGGCATCGTTGCCATGAGCTTCAAGGCGATGGACAAGGCCCGTCCCAGCCGCTGCCCCGGTCTAGCCTTTATTGATCCCGATCTAGTGGACAACGCTTGATCTGGATAGGCCTGAGGGTACGGTGCGTTTATGAGCGAAAATGGTTTGATGACAGTCTTGAAATCCCTGCTGCCGAAGAGCTGGACCAAGTCCCGCCCTCTGGTCCCGGTTCTGCGCTTCAGCGGGCCG
This genomic window from Methyloceanibacter caenitepidi contains:
- a CDS encoding CFI-box-CTERM domain-containing protein; the encoded protein is MSYRSNLQRLKAITALVTVAPFVAATIVPEQLNAQASPPGARSADQVPSASHKGARGKKNADAPKEQAGDDLQGEIGNWRFSSQGGYLARAYPRDGTLKVKSGGPKFSAVHGRANLEILYWSPPGDDHGYGGDLTVERAGSTSGGSFKAHVFVDGREVDSFAVANKTTRDLTKLFGSDLGGLTTARNLRVTADISGGTYDIFEFDLDGAGEVLEAMTIGPDRAWRLHPNPAARHPRPRNKTNPLKETAVDCANVLALSLNRPKQEDGTLGSWSYDFLGSAVHSDLIPEKIKTRNGGNLDGDNKKGGMAELRIWYNAQPGPKQGFSAWISVTPVGKYDSFEAELLLDGEKADTMTFAPEPGSTSKNKPYSKSFDLKKLYGGDLERVAGIRNVRIAATMDGNSFDVFDVDLEGTGELVQKMKTEADAYYAPYAARKACNSGSSTSSDNYMGSGPPRRQEKCFLTTACCDVVGLADDCFELTALRAFRDKVLKRTADGRREIRRYYDLAPKVLREMRQRGEERRLLGLYFSHILPCAIAARLGLVSLPRRHYHGMVRRLVSRYQPEHRARIT
- a CDS encoding polyprenyl synthetase family protein, whose protein sequence is MGIVVKLSDSRDTNASLAPLFALVEEDMARVNQFILDKARSNVDLIPELARHLIDSGGKRLRPMLTIAASKLCGYEGDGHQWLATAVEFMHTATLLHDDVVDESSLRRGKTTARLLWGNEASVLVGDYLLGQAFKMMVEVGSLGALRILSDAAAVIAEGEVMQLITANNTDTTEDDYLAVIEAKTAALFAAAAEVGAVIADRPKSEAAALRSFGRNLGVAFQLVDDALDYSGEQSELGKSVGDDFRDGKITLPVVLSYRRGSAEDRRFWERTLKQGEIGDDDLQTAIDLIAKHNALADTMERARHYGAIARDALAIFPDGDVKSALLGAIEFSVNRPY
- a CDS encoding tRNA1(Val) (adenine(37)-N6)-methyltransferase, with amino-acid sequence MISSATIGPNGSLEAGTTADAFLGGRIEILQYKTGHRGGSDAVFLAAAVPARTGEKVLDAGTGAGTAGLCLLARVPHIDIAGVEIDKSQCALARQNAERNNCSSRFRVIEADVTAPGKVLGTAGLVREGYDQVMANPPFYGAGSVRAAADASRASAHVMPDGELERWVRFLTTMAGPHATLTLIHRAESLGPLLEVLKDRFGGLTIFPLFPRRGVPAARVIVQGRKNSRGRTRLLPGLVLHEDGGAYTAEAEAVLRSGAALSLDAPGA
- a CDS encoding DUF2007 domain-containing protein; protein product: MKELIRSNDPVLISFVSALLKEAGIAFTVLDTNMSVMEGSIGVLPQRVLVDGGSVDRARALLTEAGVGNDLERDNRS